From one Coleofasciculus sp. FACHB-1120 genomic stretch:
- a CDS encoding family 10 glycosylhydrolase — MRLVLRRKFVGQASLRLPQTWQRVYRGLVAAVLTSSSLINPYLGSQSALAQTRAYCQLSADAIAQKESLRASAVKGNADSQSRYKTLLKKHAESLQQCRQQTWPRVQAIWLRLYPCDIRPGALDQLMDRLVNRGYNQVYVEVFSDGQVLLPKAENSTPWPSVVRTQGAEKVDLLAQAINKGRERGMQVYAWMFAMNFGYSYSQRPDRQQALARDGMGKTSLSVTEDGSQAFIDPYNAQAKRDYYQLVQEVVRRRPDGVLFDYIRYPRQSGSASVVTKVQDLWIYGDGSRQALYDRGLNNKGRELIQRYITKGFISAGDVAGVDKLYPDEGSPLWQGRNPAADEMKATASQRQARLQWELWQLSVAHAAQGVVDFVALASLPAQRQGIRTGAVFFPEGNQTIGQGGYDSRVQPWDRFPSYMEWHPMSYATCGNTSCIVPQVERVLSLAPPGTQVSPVLAGAWGKSFNSRPSLEQQMQAIRAGAPQVNSISHFAFSWQEPEVDRDRKFCGAG; from the coding sequence ATGAGATTGGTGCTTAGGAGGAAGTTCGTGGGTCAGGCATCGTTAAGATTGCCGCAAACTTGGCAGCGTGTCTATCGCGGTTTAGTTGCAGCAGTTCTGACCAGTAGTAGTCTTATCAACCCTTACTTGGGTTCGCAATCCGCTCTAGCTCAAACAAGGGCATATTGCCAGCTTTCAGCAGATGCGATCGCCCAAAAAGAGAGTTTACGTGCTTCAGCCGTAAAAGGAAACGCGGATTCCCAAAGTCGCTACAAAACACTCTTGAAAAAACACGCAGAGAGTTTGCAGCAGTGTCGTCAGCAAACTTGGCCCCGCGTACAGGCAATCTGGCTGCGCCTGTATCCCTGTGACATCCGTCCTGGGGCACTGGATCAATTAATGGATCGCTTGGTTAACCGGGGCTATAACCAGGTCTATGTCGAAGTTTTTTCTGACGGTCAGGTGCTACTGCCTAAGGCAGAAAACTCCACACCCTGGCCATCTGTCGTCAGAACTCAAGGCGCTGAGAAAGTGGACTTGCTCGCACAAGCGATTAACAAAGGGCGCGAACGAGGGATGCAAGTCTATGCCTGGATGTTCGCCATGAACTTCGGCTACTCCTACTCCCAGCGACCCGATCGACAGCAGGCGCTAGCCCGCGACGGTATGGGAAAAACCAGTTTGTCAGTCACAGAGGACGGTTCTCAAGCCTTCATCGATCCTTACAACGCCCAAGCAAAACGAGACTATTACCAGCTGGTTCAAGAGGTGGTTCGTCGCCGTCCCGATGGAGTGCTGTTTGACTACATTCGGTATCCCCGTCAGTCAGGAAGCGCTTCCGTGGTAACGAAAGTCCAAGACTTATGGATTTACGGAGATGGTTCTCGACAGGCTTTGTATGACCGTGGTCTCAACAATAAGGGGCGAGAGCTAATCCAGCGATATATTACCAAGGGATTCATTAGCGCTGGCGATGTTGCAGGGGTGGATAAACTTTACCCAGATGAGGGATCACCCCTCTGGCAGGGACGCAACCCTGCTGCCGACGAAATGAAAGCAACCGCCTCACAGCGTCAAGCCCGTCTGCAATGGGAGTTGTGGCAACTGAGTGTTGCCCATGCGGCTCAAGGCGTTGTGGACTTTGTGGCGTTAGCCAGCCTCCCCGCCCAGCGACAAGGAATCCGCACGGGGGCGGTGTTTTTCCCGGAGGGGAATCAAACCATTGGTCAAGGGGGATATGATTCGAGAGTGCAACCGTGGGATCGGTTTCCCAGTTATATGGAGTGGCATCCGATGTCCTATGCAACCTGCGGCAACACCAGCTGCATTGTCCCGCAAGTTGAGCGAGTTTTGAGTCTTGCGCCACCCGGCACTCAGGTTTCACCCGTACTAGCAGGGGCTTGGGGCAAATCGTTCAATTCTCGTCCGTCCTTAGAACAGCAGATGCAAGCGATCCGCGCTGGGGCACCGCAAGTCAATTCAATCAGCCATTTTGCCTTTTCCTGGCAAGAACCGGAAGTAGACCGCGATCGCAAGTTCTGTGGTGCTGGCTAG
- a CDS encoding NB-ARC domain-containing protein, giving the protein MNLQQQKRRRGVILTPQGLKKLEAAKSEAESCEKSHNRYTLEALSDRTGLDPDTLMKVFACEAGVDKRTLSRCFRAFNLLLEQSDYDLPASKIEPIAELGSATTKEGRQDWGEAPEYGFFSGRTEELAILTHWILSERCRLVTLLGMGGIGKTCLSVKLALQIQERFEFVIWRSLRNAPPLKELLAELIRFLSNERETDLPATVDGRISLLIRYLKLSRCLLVFDNAEAILHGGDLSKPSLHFSTGHYRQGYEDYGELLKRLGETPHQSCLVLTSREKPKGIGLLEGETLPVRVLKLKGLQVEPVQEILRAKGSLWGSPSDWSQLIEYYAGNPLTLKIVSTTIQKLFHGNISDFLNQKITVFGEIRNLLEQQFKRLSETEKIIINCLALSNQILSFSQLREEIQAVLSPQKLLEALESLEERSLIEKKAAFFFLQPVVMEFVSDQLMEEKITQVPLRIVSSDEYPRLAASS; this is encoded by the coding sequence ATGAATTTACAACAACAAAAACGCAGGCGTGGTGTGATTCTCACGCCTCAAGGATTAAAGAAACTCGAGGCTGCAAAATCTGAAGCGGAAAGTTGTGAAAAATCTCACAATCGGTACACTCTGGAAGCGTTAAGCGATCGCACTGGCTTAGATCCAGATACCCTGATGAAGGTATTTGCTTGTGAAGCTGGGGTTGATAAGCGCACCCTGAGTCGTTGCTTCAGAGCTTTTAACCTCTTATTAGAACAAAGTGATTACGATTTACCCGCTTCTAAAATTGAGCCGATTGCAGAGCTAGGAAGCGCCACGACGAAAGAAGGACGGCAAGATTGGGGCGAAGCACCTGAGTATGGTTTTTTCTCCGGGCGTACAGAAGAACTAGCAATATTAACCCACTGGATTTTGTCGGAACGCTGCCGATTGGTGACACTGTTGGGAATGGGCGGGATTGGCAAAACCTGTTTATCGGTGAAGTTAGCGCTTCAAATTCAAGAGCGATTCGAGTTTGTCATCTGGCGAAGTCTACGCAATGCTCCGCCGCTCAAAGAGCTGCTAGCAGAGCTGATCCGATTCCTATCCAACGAGCGAGAAACTGATTTACCCGCAACGGTAGACGGAAGAATTTCGCTATTGATTCGTTATTTAAAGCTTTCTCGCTGTCTGTTGGTATTCGATAATGCGGAGGCGATTCTGCACGGGGGCGATTTGTCCAAGCCTTCCTTGCACTTTAGCACTGGACACTATCGTCAAGGCTATGAGGATTATGGTGAACTTTTGAAACGGCTAGGAGAAACACCCCATCAAAGTTGCTTGGTGCTAACGAGTCGGGAGAAGCCAAAAGGAATCGGACTACTCGAAGGAGAAACTTTACCTGTTCGAGTCTTGAAACTAAAAGGCTTGCAGGTAGAACCAGTACAGGAAATATTGCGGGCTAAAGGTTCTTTATGGGGTTCGCCAAGCGACTGGAGCCAGTTAATTGAATACTATGCAGGCAATCCATTGACATTGAAAATCGTCTCGACGACGATTCAAAAGTTATTTCATGGGAATATTTCTGATTTTTTAAACCAAAAAATTACCGTGTTTGGTGAGATTCGCAATCTTTTAGAGCAACAATTTAAGCGGTTGTCGGAGACAGAAAAGATAATTATTAATTGCCTCGCCCTGAGTAACCAAATCCTTTCATTTTCACAACTGCGAGAGGAGATCCAGGCTGTGCTATCACCGCAAAAATTGCTAGAAGCCTTGGAATCTTTAGAAGAGCGATCGCTAATCGAAAAAAAGGCTGCATTTTTCTTTTTGCAGCCTGTGGTTATGGAATTTGTAAGCGACCAATTAATGGAAGAAAAAATCACCCAAGTGCCGCTGCGAATCGTGTCTAGTGACGAGTATCCCAGATTGGCAGCGAGCAGCTAA
- a CDS encoding lipoxygenase family protein, with protein sequence MTSLLNLNSTDDLEFGKHVSRTNVQKIPISVNQFWSGFDDYLSLQKVLGAHENTELETGDGKPENGVGAIIRFDFMGGITRERLVVKDDQNHVWKIDIPEPNVLFTFYEATARVYDTETGPEVALTMEVVMRSENREDRAKALQILENFLPTRIPEVTNFILQRDGIKCSFEFDVYCPVDKLWAVVGNWQDVSWVQYATGVKIGPDNKRQILFPNGGVVEESLVSVSDKDRTLAYEMTKSASMPINLYRATVKLSEVNAEVTKVNYDNIFIPEEGQDAQQLKANIEKMFNQRFEWVKSQFDTRKDTQKKTSSANVTGIVRAPIDKVWAVFRPFGEETMKWWPIYESMKLDAPGKDEVGAIRSFKTLSGREYKERLEMRDDQKHILKYSFVEVKPSLPITSAITTVEMSAQSPTETVIHWFSESEISSPVFAGQITSGQEKTYTEAIKSLDKHFNPSIGKLEIELISGKDLLKTGLFNPDPFVVIDLDEAKPQESKACLQTCNPFWNEKFTLDLVSIEGKLRFSVWDANLGKDEFMGTAEVDLHELKSGQVTRKTLPLKRTQRGEIVVSLQLLLDSGEKLPNTKEMEHQQAIAFLTGVLDDVKKQILQVVQQQAAGKDQKYEYQRYPRRSDTPDVALEELPRMVKGLPPMEALPPQKLGLISQRIAEYAYSEVGFVNRLQKIQQEGGDPWTAFYDGWVKSPYNLPKTWKDDLEFCRQLIQGVNPMCITLCTDESVVPKDMAHLTAQGKTIPELIAQKRLFILDYQYLEDIPQLGGKVFYAPYVLVYRELLEDGKSRLNLLGIQLTRHTDRKNEVYTPNSPCPNKYLLAKIHVACADNQYHQFISHLGYAHLAAESYAISHHNAFPKDHPIGQMLKPHFQDTIGINYLARQTLVSYVAPFTNNTFATGTGGGLHLFLKAWKQWDFFRMSFPQELLSRGFDEQGSDGVEDFYYREDGFKIWNAIREYVSNIVAAVYKDDAAVAADKVIQAWAQETADPERGDVPGFPSAIETRELLVETLTSIIFLVSAQHSAVNFPQEQYLAYIPNRPNALYKGVPETEGDITMEYVMSSLQSFVSSHFEIAFAYFLTTPSLHPMFELPLESDRFSDIHAIFMAKLNLIAVEIEQRNKRLEQEGKTPYPYLSPKQIASSIDI encoded by the coding sequence ATGACCTCACTACTCAACTTAAATTCAACAGACGATCTGGAGTTCGGCAAACACGTCTCGCGAACGAACGTCCAAAAGATACCCATTTCGGTAAACCAGTTTTGGTCCGGATTCGATGACTATCTCTCGTTGCAGAAAGTTCTCGGCGCACACGAAAATACTGAACTGGAAACCGGGGATGGAAAACCGGAGAATGGAGTAGGAGCCATCATCCGATTCGATTTCATGGGTGGAATCACTCGCGAGCGGCTGGTTGTTAAGGACGATCAAAACCACGTGTGGAAGATCGACATCCCAGAGCCGAATGTGCTGTTCACGTTCTACGAAGCTACTGCGCGGGTATACGACACGGAGACTGGCCCAGAAGTAGCGCTGACGATGGAAGTCGTGATGCGGAGCGAGAACCGAGAAGATCGGGCAAAAGCACTCCAGATTCTGGAAAACTTCCTGCCAACGCGCATTCCTGAAGTCACCAACTTCATCCTCCAAAGAGACGGAATCAAGTGTTCGTTCGAGTTTGATGTCTACTGTCCCGTAGATAAGTTGTGGGCTGTCGTTGGCAATTGGCAGGATGTCTCATGGGTGCAATACGCCACTGGGGTGAAAATAGGGCCTGACAATAAGCGGCAGATCCTCTTCCCGAACGGTGGAGTTGTCGAGGAGAGCCTCGTGTCTGTCTCGGACAAAGACCGAACTTTAGCCTATGAAATGACCAAGAGTGCTTCGATGCCAATCAATCTCTACAGGGCTACAGTGAAGCTCTCTGAGGTGAATGCCGAAGTCACCAAAGTGAACTATGACAACATCTTCATCCCTGAAGAGGGGCAAGATGCCCAGCAACTCAAAGCCAATATCGAAAAGATGTTCAACCAGCGATTTGAGTGGGTCAAATCGCAATTTGACACTCGCAAAGACACCCAGAAAAAAACTAGCAGCGCAAATGTCACAGGTATCGTTCGCGCCCCAATTGACAAAGTGTGGGCGGTCTTCAGACCCTTTGGTGAGGAGACGATGAAATGGTGGCCCATCTATGAATCGATGAAATTGGATGCCCCAGGCAAAGACGAAGTTGGGGCAATCCGCTCCTTCAAGACTCTCTCAGGGCGCGAATATAAAGAGCGTCTGGAGATGCGCGACGACCAGAAGCACATCTTGAAATACTCCTTTGTCGAAGTCAAACCCAGTCTCCCCATAACGAGTGCCATCACGACTGTTGAGATGTCAGCCCAGAGTCCGACCGAGACGGTGATTCATTGGTTTTCTGAAAGTGAAATCAGCAGCCCCGTTTTTGCCGGACAAATCACTAGCGGTCAGGAGAAGACTTACACCGAAGCGATCAAATCCCTGGATAAGCACTTTAATCCCAGTATTGGCAAGCTAGAAATTGAACTGATTAGCGGCAAAGATTTGCTCAAAACTGGCTTGTTTAATCCCGATCCTTTTGTCGTCATCGATCTTGACGAGGCGAAGCCACAAGAATCGAAGGCTTGTTTGCAGACTTGCAACCCCTTCTGGAACGAAAAGTTCACCTTGGACTTGGTGAGCATTGAGGGTAAGCTGCGTTTCAGCGTTTGGGACGCCAACCTCGGCAAAGATGAGTTTATGGGCACTGCCGAAGTTGATTTGCACGAGTTGAAATCTGGTCAAGTAACACGTAAAACGCTACCGCTAAAGCGTACCCAGCGTGGAGAGATTGTCGTTTCCTTGCAGTTGTTGCTGGATTCCGGGGAAAAACTCCCCAACACCAAAGAGATGGAGCATCAACAAGCGATCGCTTTCCTCACTGGTGTTTTGGACGATGTTAAAAAGCAAATTTTGCAAGTCGTGCAGCAGCAGGCAGCTGGCAAAGACCAAAAGTATGAATATCAAAGGTATCCTCGCCGGTCGGATACGCCTGACGTAGCTTTGGAAGAACTTCCCCGGATGGTGAAAGGTCTACCTCCTATGGAGGCACTACCACCCCAGAAACTGGGATTAATTTCGCAGCGGATCGCTGAGTACGCTTACTCAGAAGTAGGATTTGTCAACAGGCTACAGAAGATCCAGCAGGAGGGCGGCGATCCCTGGACAGCCTTCTACGATGGTTGGGTCAAGTCTCCATATAACCTTCCGAAAACGTGGAAGGACGATCTGGAATTCTGCCGCCAGCTGATCCAAGGGGTTAATCCGATGTGCATTACCCTCTGCACAGACGAAAGTGTTGTCCCCAAAGACATGGCACACCTGACTGCACAAGGGAAAACCATTCCGGAGCTAATCGCCCAAAAACGGTTATTCATCCTGGATTACCAATATCTGGAGGATATCCCCCAGCTCGGTGGTAAAGTTTTCTATGCTCCATACGTGTTGGTATACCGGGAACTCTTGGAGGATGGCAAGTCCCGACTGAATCTTCTTGGCATCCAACTAACGCGCCACACAGACCGCAAAAACGAGGTCTACACTCCTAACTCACCCTGTCCCAACAAGTATTTGCTCGCGAAGATTCATGTAGCCTGTGCTGACAACCAGTACCACCAGTTTATTTCTCACTTAGGCTACGCGCACTTAGCGGCAGAATCTTATGCCATCAGCCATCACAACGCTTTTCCTAAAGATCACCCGATTGGTCAAATGCTGAAGCCGCACTTCCAAGACACCATCGGTATCAACTATCTTGCTCGTCAGACTCTAGTCTCTTACGTAGCTCCCTTTACCAATAATACTTTCGCGACTGGCACGGGGGGCGGCTTGCACCTCTTCCTGAAAGCATGGAAGCAGTGGGACTTTTTTAGGATGAGCTTCCCGCAAGAACTCTTATCGCGGGGATTTGACGAGCAAGGTTCGGACGGCGTTGAAGACTTCTACTATCGTGAGGATGGCTTCAAAATTTGGAATGCAATTCGGGAATACGTCAGCAATATCGTGGCGGCTGTGTATAAGGATGATGCCGCAGTAGCAGCAGACAAAGTTATCCAAGCTTGGGCGCAGGAAACTGCCGATCCGGAGCGTGGAGACGTTCCTGGTTTTCCATCTGCCATTGAAACGCGGGAGCTGTTGGTCGAAACCCTGACCAGTATTATTTTCCTAGTCAGCGCCCAGCATTCAGCCGTTAACTTCCCCCAAGAGCAATACCTAGCGTATATCCCTAACCGACCCAATGCCCTCTATAAGGGAGTCCCTGAAACTGAAGGCGATATCACAATGGAATACGTGATGAGTTCCTTACAGAGCTTTGTCAGCTCTCATTTTGAAATCGCTTTCGCCTACTTCCTCACCACCCCGTCTTTGCATCCAATGTTCGAGTTGCCGTTAGAAAGCGATCGCTTCTCTGATATCCACGCGATTTTTATGGCGAAGCTGAATCTAATAGCGGTGGAGATTGAGCAGCGGAACAAACGGTTGGAACAGGAAGGCAAGACTCCTTATCCCTACCTGTCACCGAAGCAAATTGCTTCCAGCATTGATATTTGA
- a CDS encoding aldo/keto reductase: protein MKNRKLGSQGLIVSELGLGCMGMSEFYGTADETESIATLHRALDLGVTFLDTADVYGIDGANELLIGKTIADQRDRVVLATKFGIERTKEAMIGINGSPEYVHQACDASLQRLGFDYIDLYYLHRVDLRVPIEETVGAMAELVKQGKVRFIGLSEVSAETLRRAHAIHPITALQTEYSLWSRDPEDEILPAVRELGIGFVPYSPLGRGFLSGTLTSPDQLAPDDFRRTSPRFQGENFYKNLDLVERVKEIAVEKGVTPGQLALAWLLSQGDDIVPIPGTKRRQYLEENVAAVEITLTPEELDRIDEVAPKNIASGTRYPDMGTVNR, encoded by the coding sequence ATGAAGAATCGGAAACTTGGAAGCCAAGGACTGATTGTTTCGGAACTGGGACTAGGATGTATGGGGATGTCCGAGTTCTACGGTACAGCTGATGAAACCGAGTCAATTGCTACCCTTCACCGCGCTCTTGATCTGGGTGTTACGTTTCTCGATACCGCTGACGTATACGGAATTGATGGCGCGAACGAACTTCTAATCGGCAAGACGATCGCAGACCAACGCGATCGCGTCGTTCTAGCCACTAAGTTCGGCATCGAGCGCACAAAGGAAGCCATGATCGGCATTAATGGCAGCCCTGAGTACGTCCATCAAGCGTGTGATGCATCTCTGCAACGGCTGGGATTTGATTATATTGACCTCTACTACCTCCACCGAGTTGACCTGAGGGTTCCGATTGAGGAAACAGTTGGGGCAATGGCAGAGCTGGTAAAACAAGGTAAAGTCCGCTTCATTGGTCTCTCTGAAGTCTCTGCTGAGACATTGCGACGTGCCCATGCCATCCATCCCATTACTGCTTTGCAGACAGAATACTCGCTCTGGAGCCGCGATCCAGAAGACGAAATTCTACCCGCAGTTCGCGAATTAGGGATTGGCTTTGTGCCATATAGTCCTCTAGGGCGCGGCTTTCTTTCCGGTACGCTGACCAGTCCAGACCAGCTTGCTCCCGACGATTTCCGCCGGACTTCGCCAAGGTTCCAAGGAGAAAACTTTTACAAGAATCTTGACCTAGTTGAACGGGTAAAAGAAATTGCTGTCGAAAAAGGCGTTACTCCCGGTCAATTAGCCCTCGCGTGGTTGCTCTCCCAAGGAGACGACATTGTGCCGATTCCTGGAACAAAGCGCCGTCAATATCTTGAAGAAAATGTCGCGGCAGTAGAGATTACATTAACGCCAGAAGAACTTGACCGCATCGATGAGGTAGCACCCAAGAACATTGCATCTGGCACTCGTTACCCGGATATGGGTACGGTGAATCGCTAA
- the leuS gene encoding leucine--tRNA ligase, which yields MESRYNPAAIEEKWQQTWAEQSLDKTPTDSTKPKFYALSMFPYPSGSLHMGHVRNYTITDVIARLKRMQGYRVLHPMGWDAFGLPAENAAIDRGIAPGKWTYQNIAQMRHQLQQLGLSIDWNREVATCSPDYYKWTQWSFLQFLKAGLAYQKEAAVNWDPIDQTVLANEQVIDGKSWRSGAKVERKMLRQWFLKITDYAEQLLNDLDKLSGWPERVKLMQANWIGKSTGAYLEFPIVGLDEKIGVFTTRPDTVYGVTYVVLAPEHPLTAKVTTPDRKEAVEGFIQEVAQQSELERTAEDKPKRGIPTGGKAMNPFTGEEIPIWIADYVLYEYGTGAVMGVPAHDTRDFRFAKEQNLPIQVVIVPPGDDVETGNFGSLQQAYTEPGIVVNSDQFNGMDSTEAKTAIVQYAEKEGWGKARVQYRLRDWLISRQRYWGAPIPAIHCPRCGTVPVPDEDLPVRLPEEVEFTGRGASPLAQMEAFVNVPCPSCGTPAKRETDTMDTFIDSSWYFLRYPDAKNEQQVFDPAKTNDWMPVDQYVGGIEHAILHLLYSRFFTKVLRDCGLLNFDEPFQRLLTQGMVQGTTYKNPATEKYIPAAQVDPADPKDPETGEPLQVFYEKMSKSKYNGIDPEEVLAKYGADTARMFILFKAPPEKDLEWDDADVEGQFRFLNRVWRLAAEFVAHPSSPPEKGGEMNKGEKDLRRAIHGAIQAVTEDLEGEYQFNTAISELMKLSNALADAKCKDSPVYAEGIETLIHLMAPFAPHIAEELWHTIGHSDSVHTQTWPTVDPAALVVDEITLVIQVMGKTRGAIQVPADANREALEQYARESEVAQRFIEGKEIKKVIVVPGKLVNFVVG from the coding sequence GTGGAGTCCCGTTACAACCCAGCAGCAATCGAGGAAAAGTGGCAACAGACTTGGGCAGAACAAAGCTTAGATAAAACCCCCACAGATAGCACTAAGCCCAAGTTCTATGCTCTGTCCATGTTCCCCTATCCATCGGGCAGCCTGCACATGGGACACGTCCGCAACTACACCATCACGGATGTGATTGCCCGACTCAAGCGGATGCAAGGGTATCGCGTACTCCATCCGATGGGTTGGGATGCCTTTGGTTTGCCAGCCGAAAATGCCGCTATTGACCGGGGCATTGCTCCCGGAAAATGGACTTATCAAAATATTGCTCAGATGCGGCATCAATTGCAGCAGTTAGGGCTTTCAATCGACTGGAACCGCGAAGTTGCCACCTGTTCGCCCGACTATTACAAGTGGACGCAGTGGAGCTTCTTGCAGTTTTTAAAAGCCGGACTGGCTTACCAGAAAGAAGCCGCCGTCAATTGGGACCCCATCGACCAGACGGTGCTGGCAAATGAACAAGTCATCGACGGCAAATCTTGGCGTTCCGGTGCCAAAGTCGAACGGAAAATGTTGCGGCAGTGGTTCCTAAAAATTACCGACTACGCCGAGCAATTGCTCAACGATTTGGACAAATTGAGCGGATGGCCCGAACGAGTCAAGTTGATGCAGGCGAACTGGATTGGTAAATCCACTGGCGCTTACCTAGAATTTCCGATTGTCGGGTTGGATGAAAAAATTGGGGTTTTCACCACTCGTCCCGATACCGTCTATGGCGTGACTTACGTGGTGCTAGCGCCAGAACATCCTTTGACTGCCAAAGTGACAACTCCAGACCGAAAAGAGGCGGTAGAAGGATTTATCCAAGAAGTCGCCCAACAAAGCGAATTGGAACGCACCGCAGAGGATAAGCCAAAGCGCGGTATTCCGACTGGCGGGAAGGCGATGAATCCTTTTACGGGAGAAGAAATTCCCATCTGGATTGCCGATTATGTATTGTACGAGTACGGCACTGGCGCGGTGATGGGTGTTCCAGCCCACGACACGCGGGACTTCCGGTTTGCTAAGGAGCAGAATCTCCCCATTCAGGTTGTAATTGTGCCGCCAGGGGATGATGTAGAGACGGGAAATTTTGGGTCTCTACAGCAGGCTTATACCGAACCAGGAATTGTGGTGAATTCAGACCAATTTAATGGGATGGATTCAACGGAAGCGAAAACAGCGATTGTTCAATACGCAGAAAAAGAGGGTTGGGGGAAAGCGCGGGTGCAGTATCGCCTGCGGGATTGGTTAATTTCGCGGCAACGCTATTGGGGGGCACCTATTCCGGCAATTCACTGTCCCAGATGCGGTACGGTGCCGGTGCCGGATGAAGACTTGCCGGTTCGATTGCCGGAAGAGGTAGAATTCACGGGTCGCGGGGCGTCTCCGCTGGCGCAGATGGAAGCTTTTGTTAATGTTCCTTGTCCCTCTTGCGGCACCCCAGCCAAGCGGGAAACGGACACGATGGATACATTTATTGATTCGTCGTGGTATTTCTTGCGCTATCCCGATGCCAAAAACGAACAGCAAGTTTTCGACCCCGCAAAAACCAATGACTGGATGCCGGTAGACCAGTATGTGGGCGGGATTGAACACGCGATTTTGCACTTGTTGTACTCGCGGTTCTTTACCAAGGTTTTGAGAGACTGCGGTCTTTTGAACTTCGACGAACCCTTCCAACGCCTACTAACTCAGGGCATGGTGCAGGGCACTACCTACAAAAATCCTGCCACTGAAAAATACATTCCAGCGGCACAGGTAGACCCAGCCGATCCAAAAGACCCAGAAACGGGGGAACCGTTGCAAGTCTTTTATGAAAAGATGTCCAAGTCGAAGTACAACGGCATCGATCCAGAGGAAGTCCTTGCTAAGTACGGGGCAGATACGGCGCGGATGTTTATCTTGTTCAAGGCACCCCCAGAAAAAGATTTGGAATGGGATGATGCCGACGTTGAAGGACAATTTCGCTTCCTTAACCGCGTCTGGCGACTGGCGGCAGAATTTGTTGCTCATCCCTCTAGCCCCCCTGAGAAAGGGGGAGAAATGAATAAGGGCGAAAAAGACTTGCGACGGGCAATTCACGGGGCGATTCAAGCGGTTACAGAAGATTTAGAGGGCGAGTATCAATTCAATACAGCAATTTCCGAGTTAATGAAGTTGAGCAATGCTTTAGCTGACGCCAAATGCAAAGACTCGCCAGTGTATGCCGAAGGGATAGAAACTCTGATTCACCTGATGGCTCCTTTTGCCCCTCACATTGCTGAAGAACTGTGGCACACAATCGGTCACAGCGATTCGGTACACACCCAAACTTGGCCTACTGTCGATCCGGCTGCCTTGGTTGTCGATGAAATCACGCTGGTGATTCAAGTCATGGGCAAAACCCGTGGGGCGATTCAAGTGCCCGCTGATGCGAATCGGGAAGCTTTAGAACAGTATGCCCGCGAGTCAGAAGTTGCTCAGCGGTTCATCGAAGGCAAGGAAATTAAAAAGGTGATTGTAGTGCCTGGAAAGTTGGTGAATTTTGTGGTGGGTTGA
- a CDS encoding gamma-glutamylcyclotransferase — MSNLQVFVYGTLKPGECNYERYCAGKVVEEERAIAFGELFSLPAGYPAMIPGSAEIHGFLLTFPDSTVLQTLDNLEGYDPHRPEAQNEYNRHQIETYNLSGQPLAMAWTYLMTPAQVRHQKGVLLTSGWWSRLKNNE, encoded by the coding sequence TTGAGTAATTTACAAGTCTTTGTTTACGGCACTTTGAAACCGGGAGAGTGCAATTACGAGCGATACTGTGCTGGAAAGGTGGTGGAAGAAGAAAGAGCGATCGCATTCGGTGAACTTTTTTCCCTCCCAGCAGGGTATCCCGCGATGATCCCTGGCAGTGCAGAAATTCACGGATTCTTACTCACGTTTCCCGATTCAACTGTGTTACAGACACTTGATAATCTGGAAGGTTATGATCCTCATCGCCCAGAGGCACAAAATGAATATAACCGGCACCAAATTGAGACGTATAACCTATCTGGGCAGCCGCTAGCAATGGCTTGGACTTACTTGATGACCCCCGCTCAAGTTCGACACCAAAAAGGGGTTCTGCTGACCTCTGGATGGTGGAGCCGCTTAAAAAATAATGAGTGA
- a CDS encoding Fis family transcriptional regulator, whose amino-acid sequence MTSDFNNRKDSGQRCPANAQVSKEMDILQRDRFELLSAYLDSEVTADERKQVQEWLKSDPKMQCLYTRLVKLRQGLQTLPVPESEQSAQQAVNQVFGRINRRRSQRVAAWGGAAIAALFVGALSGILPGNHSLSPQLAKAPISETAAEPLMVALNHPAVEIPKAAVAAPEKFVKPSVDGSDANEYQN is encoded by the coding sequence ATGACCTCTGATTTTAACAATCGTAAGGATTCTGGACAGCGGTGCCCTGCAAACGCACAAGTCTCTAAGGAGATGGATATTTTGCAGCGCGATCGCTTTGAATTGCTCAGTGCCTACTTAGATAGTGAAGTAACCGCTGACGAGCGCAAACAAGTTCAGGAATGGCTTAAAAGTGACCCCAAAATGCAGTGTTTGTATACCAGACTGGTGAAATTACGCCAGGGCTTACAAACGCTTCCCGTTCCAGAGTCCGAGCAATCAGCACAACAGGCTGTCAATCAAGTTTTCGGACGCATCAACCGCCGCCGCTCCCAACGGGTTGCTGCATGGGGCGGTGCTGCGATCGCAGCTTTGTTTGTCGGCGCTTTGTCAGGAATTCTTCCGGGTAATCACTCCCTGAGTCCTCAACTAGCAAAAGCTCCCATCTCAGAGACGGCAGCAGAGCCTTTGATGGTTGCCCTGAATCACCCCGCAGTGGAGATTCCCAAAGCAGCAGTCGCGGCTCCAGAAAAATTTGTGAAGCCATCAGTAGATGGATCTGACGCCAACGAATATCAGAATTAA